One region of Mycolicibacterium insubricum genomic DNA includes:
- a CDS encoding nitrite/sulfite reductase: protein MTETTERPARAAKTRDEGQWALGSRDPLNHNEEFKQLDDALNVRARILDEYSKQGFDSISMDDLRGRFRWMGLYTQRAEGYDGTFTGDDNMDLLEAPYFMMRVRTDGKAMSARAIRTLGQISIDFARDSADITDRENLQYHWLRIEDIPEIWRRLDEVGLQTMEACGDCPRGMLGSPLAGDSLTEVLDPTPALHAIEERYIGSPEFSNLPRKFKTAVSGLQDVAHEVNDVSFIGVNHPEHGPGLDLWVGGGLSTNPMLAQRLGVWVPLDEVADVWAGVIGIFRDYGYRRLRSKARLKFLVKDWGPEKFREVLETEYLHRKLIDGPAPEPVAHTIDHVGVQRTKNGLNAVGLSAIAGRVSGSILTQVADLMEAAGSDRARMTAYQKLIILDVADDKLDALQAGLDALGLQSRPSHWRKNLLACTGIEYCKLSFADTRGRAQYLVPQLEERLADLNAALEVPVTVGLNGCPNSCARIQVSDIGFKAQMVDEGNGPEEGFQVHLGGSLGLDSGFGRKLRQHKVLATELVDYIERVVRNYVEQRESGERFAVWAVRADEALLR from the coding sequence ATGACCGAGACGACCGAGCGTCCCGCCCGGGCCGCGAAAACCCGCGACGAGGGGCAGTGGGCGCTGGGCAGCCGGGACCCGCTGAACCACAACGAGGAGTTCAAACAGCTGGACGACGCGCTCAACGTCCGTGCCAGGATCCTCGACGAATACTCCAAGCAGGGGTTCGACTCGATCAGCATGGACGACCTGCGCGGCCGGTTCCGCTGGATGGGTCTCTACACCCAGCGCGCCGAGGGCTACGACGGCACCTTCACCGGCGACGACAACATGGATCTGCTTGAGGCCCCGTACTTCATGATGCGGGTGCGCACCGACGGCAAGGCGATGTCGGCGCGGGCGATTCGCACCCTCGGGCAGATCTCCATCGACTTCGCTCGCGACAGCGCCGACATCACCGACCGCGAGAACCTTCAGTACCACTGGCTGCGGATCGAGGACATTCCGGAGATCTGGCGGCGCCTGGACGAGGTCGGCCTGCAGACCATGGAGGCCTGCGGCGACTGCCCGCGCGGCATGCTCGGGTCGCCATTGGCCGGTGACTCACTGACCGAGGTGCTCGACCCGACCCCGGCGCTTCATGCGATCGAAGAGCGTTACATCGGCAGCCCGGAGTTCTCCAACCTGCCGCGAAAGTTCAAGACCGCGGTCTCTGGCCTGCAGGACGTCGCGCACGAGGTCAACGACGTGTCGTTCATCGGGGTGAACCACCCCGAGCACGGACCGGGTCTGGACCTATGGGTGGGCGGCGGCCTGTCGACAAACCCGATGCTCGCCCAGCGCCTCGGCGTATGGGTTCCGCTGGACGAGGTGGCGGACGTCTGGGCCGGTGTGATCGGCATCTTCCGCGACTACGGCTACCGCCGGCTGCGCTCCAAGGCGCGACTGAAGTTCCTGGTGAAGGACTGGGGTCCGGAAAAGTTCCGAGAGGTCCTGGAGACCGAGTACCTGCACCGCAAGCTGATCGACGGCCCGGCGCCCGAGCCCGTCGCGCACACCATCGACCACGTCGGGGTGCAGCGGACCAAGAACGGCCTCAACGCCGTCGGGCTGTCGGCAATCGCCGGCCGGGTCTCGGGTTCCATTCTCACCCAGGTGGCTGATCTGATGGAGGCGGCGGGTTCGGACCGCGCCCGGATGACGGCGTATCAGAAGCTGATCATCCTCGATGTGGCCGACGACAAGCTCGATGCGCTGCAGGCGGGCCTGGACGCGCTGGGTTTGCAGTCACGACCCTCACATTGGCGCAAGAACCTGCTGGCCTGCACCGGAATCGAGTACTGCAAGCTGTCCTTTGCCGACACCCGCGGCCGCGCCCAGTATCTGGTGCCGCAGCTGGAGGAACGCCTGGCCGATCTGAACGCCGCGCTGGAGGTTCCGGTCACCGTCGGGCTCAACGGCTGCCCCAACTCGTGCGCCCGAATCCAGGTGTCCGACATCGGTTTCAAGGCCCAGATGGTCGACGAGGGCAACGGGCCCGAGGAGGGCTTCCAGGTGCACCTGGGCGGCAGCCTCGGCCTGGACAGCGGCTTC
- a CDS encoding AI-2E family transporter, with amino-acid sequence MNSSDAWSGPLRRAGLASWSALGIIALAVVVALGLSAVSGILVPLVVAVLLGIVLEPLAALLRRFRVPPTLSVVLALLVAVVVGAVTVTVVVRGFLAQWPEIYRQLMAGWSSLLNWVRSLDLEADVLDRARVALEGHAAGLAEGVVGAVASTFYGALSLFMGIFFALFFLFFTLRDADRFPAWLSRTGGFDPAEVTEVVALSRESVRGYFRGTAITAVVTAPIFMVPLVLLGIPLAVPIFILYFFLSFIPFLGAWITGAFAVLIALGTGGPSAALIIGITFIISNGTIQSAVNSWALGSSLRLHPVAVLLATMIGGTVAGLLGMVIGAPVLAACVKSIAAIRALRAQNTS; translated from the coding sequence ATGAACAGCAGTGACGCATGGTCGGGCCCGCTGCGCCGCGCCGGCCTGGCGAGCTGGTCGGCGCTGGGCATCATCGCGCTGGCGGTGGTGGTGGCCCTCGGCCTGAGCGCGGTCAGCGGCATCCTGGTGCCGCTGGTGGTCGCGGTGCTGCTCGGCATCGTGCTGGAACCGCTGGCCGCGTTGCTGCGGCGGTTCCGCGTCCCGCCGACCCTGTCGGTGGTGCTGGCGCTGCTGGTGGCCGTCGTCGTCGGCGCCGTGACCGTCACCGTCGTCGTGCGCGGGTTCCTGGCCCAGTGGCCGGAAATCTATCGGCAGCTGATGGCCGGCTGGAGCTCGCTGCTGAACTGGGTGCGCAGCCTCGACTTGGAGGCCGACGTCCTCGACCGGGCCCGGGTGGCGCTGGAGGGCCACGCCGCCGGCCTGGCCGAGGGCGTGGTGGGCGCGGTGGCCAGCACGTTCTACGGCGCGCTGTCGCTGTTCATGGGCATCTTCTTCGCCCTGTTCTTCCTGTTCTTCACGCTGCGCGACGCGGACCGCTTCCCGGCCTGGCTGTCACGCACCGGCGGGTTCGATCCGGCCGAGGTCACCGAGGTGGTGGCGCTGTCACGGGAATCGGTGCGCGGCTATTTCCGGGGGACCGCGATTACCGCGGTGGTGACCGCCCCGATCTTCATGGTGCCGCTGGTGCTGCTGGGCATCCCGCTGGCGGTGCCGATCTTCATCTTGTACTTCTTCCTGTCCTTCATCCCGTTCCTGGGCGCCTGGATCACCGGGGCCTTTGCCGTGCTCATCGCGCTCGGCACCGGCGGGCCGAGCGCGGCGCTGATCATCGGGATCACCTTCATCATCTCCAACGGCACGATTCAGAGCGCGGTCAACTCCTGGGCGCTGGGCTCCTCACTGCGGCTGCATCCGGTGGCGGTACTGCTGGCGACCATGATCGGCGGCACCGTCGCCGGGCTGCTGGGCATGGTCATCGGCGCTCCGGTGCTGGCCGCCTGCGTCAAGTCGATCGCGGCGATCCGCGCGCTCCGGGCGCAGAACACCAGCTGA
- the hemW gene encoding radical SAM family heme chaperone HemW, which translates to MRTVTVPVLPPVAVRADGQFGIYLHVPFCASRCGYCDFNTYTPAELAGAAETPAGSTPAGWLAGLGRELELAANLLATAPGGPRRVDTVFVGGGTPSLLGADGLAAALDAVRANFTLAGDAEVTTEANPESTSPQFFAGILDAGYTRVSLGMQSSAPGVLALLDRVHSAGRAPEAAREARRAGFEHVNLDLIYGTPGETDDDLARSVDAAVATGVDHVSAYALVVEDGTALARRVRRGEMPAVDSDVLAARYELLDARLSGAGLHWYEVSNWSRDGGACRHNLGYWNGGQWWGAGPGAHGHLGALRWWNIKHPNAYAEALDGGALPVAGFEELGAQEAHVEEVLLRVRLRDGLPVSLLDGAERSRAETAVADGLLTRAGDRLVLTDRGRLLADGVVRDILG; encoded by the coding sequence TTGCGCACCGTGACCGTGCCCGTGCTGCCGCCCGTCGCCGTGCGCGCCGACGGCCAGTTCGGCATCTACCTGCACGTGCCGTTCTGTGCCTCTCGCTGCGGATATTGCGATTTCAACACCTACACCCCGGCCGAGCTGGCCGGTGCCGCGGAAACCCCGGCGGGGTCGACGCCGGCGGGCTGGCTGGCGGGGCTGGGCAGGGAGCTGGAATTGGCAGCGAACCTGCTGGCAACGGCCCCGGGGGGCCCCCGGCGGGTGGACACCGTGTTCGTCGGCGGCGGTACCCCGTCGCTGCTGGGGGCCGACGGGCTGGCGGCCGCGCTGGATGCCGTGCGGGCCAACTTCACCCTTGCCGGCGACGCCGAGGTGACCACCGAGGCCAACCCCGAGTCCACCTCCCCGCAGTTCTTCGCCGGGATCCTCGACGCCGGCTACACCCGGGTGTCGCTGGGCATGCAGTCCAGTGCCCCCGGGGTGCTGGCGCTGCTGGACCGGGTGCACTCGGCCGGCCGGGCCCCCGAGGCCGCCCGGGAGGCCCGCCGCGCCGGGTTCGAGCACGTCAACCTGGACCTGATCTACGGCACGCCGGGGGAGACCGACGACGACCTGGCCCGCTCGGTCGATGCGGCCGTGGCCACCGGCGTCGACCACGTCTCGGCGTACGCGCTGGTGGTCGAGGACGGCACCGCCCTGGCCCGGCGGGTTCGCCGCGGCGAGATGCCCGCCGTCGACTCCGACGTGCTGGCCGCCCGCTACGAGCTGCTCGACGCGCGGTTGTCCGGCGCCGGCCTGCACTGGTACGAGGTGTCGAACTGGAGCCGCGACGGCGGTGCCTGCCGGCACAACCTGGGCTATTGGAACGGCGGTCAGTGGTGGGGCGCCGGACCCGGCGCGCACGGTCATCTCGGCGCGCTGCGCTGGTGGAACATCAAGCACCCCAACGCCTACGCCGAAGCACTGGACGGCGGTGCACTGCCGGTCGCCGGCTTCGAGGAACTCGGCGCGCAGGAGGCGCACGTCGAGGAGGTGCTGCTGCGGGTGCGGCTGCGCGACGGGCTGCCGGTGTCGCTGCTGGACGGCGCGGAACGCTCACGCGCCGAGACCGCGGTGGCCGACGGCCTGTTGACCCGTGCCGGGGACCGGTTGGTGCTCACCGACCGCGGCCGGCTGCTGGCCGACGGGGTGGTTCGCGACATTCTGGGCTGA